The genomic DNA TACACCACGCAGTCCAGGCGCGAAAGATCGAAGCGGGTGGTGGCGCGCGCATTGGCCGCCTCGATCACCGCGGCCAGGTTGCGCAGTGTTTCCTGGGTCTGGGTGCGGACATCGCCGATGTGCACCGTCTCGTGCCCGACGATGCTCGCCGTGCCCGAGATGAAGAGCGCCACGTCGCCGCCGCCGATCTCCGCCAGTGCGGCGCGCGAGAAGGTTGGCGAACGCGGGCCGTAGGTCGGCGGATAGCGGTAGGCCGAGACCTGCCGCGGATTCTCGACCGGCAGGGGCGCGACGCGCCCGGCCAGGAAGCGGATGCACAGCGCGCCCTGCCGGATGCCGAGCGCACAGGCGGCGGGCGCGCCTTCGAACGCGGCCTGGCCGGCGTCGATGAAGGCCTGCTGCCGGCCCAGGTTGAACTGCCGGTAGCGTTCCATGCCGCCGCCGTCGCCGTTGATCTGCGGCAGGTAGTTCCACACACGCAGCAGGTGCGCGCAACCGGTCTGCGCCAGAGCTTCGAACAGGTCGTGGTAGGCGCGCTGCGCCAGCACGGCCAGGCCTTCCTTCTCGACCGCTTCGTCGAGGTCGATGGCGCCGAGCATCCAGTGGCCGTCGCAGCGCCAGCGCACGACGCCGGTGGTGCCCGACTCGATGTGCTCGCTGGCATGCCAGACATCGGCCATCGCGCCCGCCTGCGACAGCACGCGCGCGTTGACGGTAGGCATCCATGCGAGATCGTCGGGCGTTCCGTAGCCGAGCGCGCCGAAGGGCGAACGGCCGTCCGCGGCCAGGGCCAGACTGTCGGGCAGCGACAGCCGCTCGACGCGCAGGGGAGGGGCCCCGAGGGGATCGCGCGCGGTCACTTGGCCTCGACGATGTTTTCGCCGGCGAGCGGCCCGAGGTCGCGGATGTTGCGACGGCGTCTTTGCCAGGCATCCCAGCTTCGTCTCGCATTGCCCGCGGAGACGGCGAAGTAGATCAGCTTGAGAATGCGCAGCGAGCGCCAGATCGGCGTCTTGCCGTGGATGTCGCCGGCCAGCAGCGACATGAGTGCCTCGCCGACGCGAAACGGATTGGATGGGGTCATGAAGAACTCTCGCATGGTCGGATTGGTGACGCGGACGATGAACCACGTGAACTCGCGCGGGCCTTTGCGCATGTAGCGCTCGAAGCGGCGCCGCACTGCCGCGGCCTGGCGCGGCCGGTCGAGTGCGGCACCGACCACCTCCACGCCTTCGAAGGCGTTGTGCATCGCCAGATAGACGCCGGAAGAAAAAACGGGATCGACGAAGGTGAAGGCGTCGCCCAGCATCAGGTAGCGCTCGCCGCTGCAATGGCTGCTGGTGTAGGAGTAGTTGCCGGTGGCGTAGGCGGCATCGTCGACCAGCGTGGCGTTCTTCAGTCGCTCGGCCAGCGGCGCGCACATCGCGATGGTGTCGGCAAAGAAATCCTTCAACGGCTTGCTGCGCGACTTGAGGTAGTAGGGCCAGCACACGGCGCCGATGCTGGTGGTTCCGTCGGCCAGCGGGATGTACCAGAACCAGCCGTGGTCGAACCAGAAGATGGTGATGTTGCCTTCGAGCTTGCCAGCCGCGCGCTCGGCATTGGTGAAGTGGCCGAAGAGGGCGGAGCTGTTGTGCTTGCGGTTCTTCTCCTTGGCCTTGAACTTGTTGGCGAGGAAGGTGTCGCGGCCCGAAGCGTCGATGACGAAGCCGGCGCGCCAGCTGCGCTTGGCGCCGTCGTCCAGCACCGTCTGGATGGTGGCGCCGTCGGCATCGAAACTGACGTCGCGAACGCGGCAGCCTTCGATCGTGTGCGCGCCTTGTGCTGCCGCGTTGCGAAAGAGGATCTCGTCCATCTCGGAGCGCCGGACCTGCCAGGCATAGGGCATGGTCTTGTCCCAGGCCTCCGAGAATTCGAGGCGCGTCACGAAGTCGTGATCGGGCGAGACGAACTCGACGCCCCATTTGGGCATGCCGATGCGCTCGAGCTGGTCGCGCACGCCGAGCTTGTCGAACAGCGCGACGTTGGCGGGAAGCAGCGATTCGCCGATGTGAAAGCGCGGGTGGTGCGCCTTCTCGACCATCACGACCTTGCGGCCCTGGCGGGCGAGCAGCGCGGCCGCCGTCGAGCCGCCCGGGCCGCCGCCGATCACGAACACGTCGCAGGTGTCCTGCGCGATCGCTGCGGCTTCGTTCGTCGTTGTGGTGTTCATGCGCAAGGGCTTCAAAGGGTTCGGGGTCCATGCCCCTTCCGGGCCGTGGTGCATCAGCCTGGACGATTATCCCCAAAAGGCATCGACGGCCCTGTAGGCATGCGCCGGGCGTTGTACGCGGCGGACAGTAAACTCGCTTCCTGCTTCGAAAACACAAGATAGCGAGATAGAAAGCCATGGCCGGACACAGCAAATGGGCGAACATTCAGCACCGCA from Variovorax sp. PBL-E5 includes the following:
- a CDS encoding NAD(P)/FAD-dependent oxidoreductase; translated protein: MNTTTTNEAAAIAQDTCDVFVIGGGPGGSTAAALLARQGRKVVMVEKAHHPRFHIGESLLPANVALFDKLGVRDQLERIGMPKWGVEFVSPDHDFVTRLEFSEAWDKTMPYAWQVRRSEMDEILFRNAAAQGAHTIEGCRVRDVSFDADGATIQTVLDDGAKRSWRAGFVIDASGRDTFLANKFKAKEKNRKHNSSALFGHFTNAERAAGKLEGNITIFWFDHGWFWYIPLADGTTSIGAVCWPYYLKSRSKPLKDFFADTIAMCAPLAERLKNATLVDDAAYATGNYSYTSSHCSGERYLMLGDAFTFVDPVFSSGVYLAMHNAFEGVEVVGAALDRPRQAAAVRRRFERYMRKGPREFTWFIVRVTNPTMREFFMTPSNPFRVGEALMSLLAGDIHGKTPIWRSLRILKLIYFAVSAGNARRSWDAWQRRRRNIRDLGPLAGENIVEAK
- a CDS encoding chorismate transformation enzyme, FkbO/Hyg5 family, yielding MTARDPLGAPPLRVERLSLPDSLALAADGRSPFGALGYGTPDDLAWMPTVNARVLSQAGAMADVWHASEHIESGTTGVVRWRCDGHWMLGAIDLDEAVEKEGLAVLAQRAYHDLFEALAQTGCAHLLRVWNYLPQINGDGGGMERYRQFNLGRQQAFIDAGQAAFEGAPAACALGIRQGALCIRFLAGRVAPLPVENPRQVSAYRYPPTYGPRSPTFSRAALAEIGGGDVALFISGTASIVGHETVHIGDVRTQTQETLRNLAAVIEAANARATTRFDLSRLDCVVYVRHVDQAPMVRQVLEETLGAASHTVSHAVYLEADICRQDLLVEIEAHAVTDGALRP